A portion of the uncultured Bacteroides sp. genome contains these proteins:
- a CDS encoding DUF1735 and LamG domain-containing protein, translating into MKKYTLSSLLFFLIACMTGCQNSSEFGDVVYLTGTLSQSVVRFTVDGPSSLGLTVTATDKVTTDQKVTIKAVPELLTAYNEANGRSYEVPPADAYTLENGSVTIKSGDYISSQAKLSVDSEKLQKGIAYCLPVTISSSEGGFNVLESSRTAYIVFNQVITSKVANIQGMYYSVPSFMGTGAADVNALNQMTMECKLYVNAFQGGSPFISSVMGIEERFLLRFGDVSCEKDQLQLAAAAVGDNKKYPMTLDMHFATGRWYHLACVYDGKTITMYVDGKAQSSVTTSGGKVDLSWDYMDGFHIGRSERGRYLDGWVSEARVWSIARTAAELEDGVCYVDPTTKGLVSYWNFDGTVQEDGSIRDLTGHGHNAIPSSTPKWVENQKCPF; encoded by the coding sequence ATGAAAAAATATACATTATCATCTTTATTATTTTTTCTGATTGCCTGTATGACGGGCTGTCAGAATAGTTCTGAGTTTGGCGATGTTGTCTATCTGACCGGTACGTTGTCGCAGTCAGTTGTTAGATTTACTGTAGATGGCCCCTCAAGCTTGGGGCTTACTGTGACTGCAACAGATAAAGTGACAACGGATCAGAAAGTGACTATCAAAGCAGTACCTGAATTGCTAACTGCTTATAATGAGGCCAATGGACGTAGCTATGAAGTACCTCCTGCAGATGCTTATACGCTGGAAAATGGCAGTGTTACTATTAAAAGTGGAGATTATATCTCTTCTCAAGCTAAACTTTCTGTTGATTCAGAAAAATTGCAGAAGGGGATAGCTTACTGTTTACCTGTTACAATTAGTTCTTCTGAAGGTGGATTTAATGTACTGGAGTCTTCGCGTACAGCTTATATTGTATTCAACCAAGTGATTACTTCAAAAGTTGCCAATATTCAAGGTATGTATTATTCTGTACCTTCATTTATGGGCACCGGTGCCGCTGATGTAAATGCTTTGAATCAGATGACCATGGAGTGTAAACTTTACGTGAATGCTTTCCAAGGTGGGAGCCCCTTTATTAGCTCTGTAATGGGCATTGAGGAGCGTTTTCTGCTTCGTTTTGGTGATGTGTCATGTGAGAAAGACCAGTTGCAGCTTGCTGCGGCTGCAGTTGGTGATAATAAAAAATACCCAATGACCTTAGATATGCACTTTGCAACAGGACGTTGGTATCATTTGGCTTGTGTGTATGATGGTAAAACCATTACGATGTATGTAGATGGGAAGGCCCAATCGAGTGTAACGACTTCAGGTGGAAAAGTTGATTTATCTTGGGACTATATGGACGGATTCCATATTGGACGGTCAGAACGTGGACGTTATCTGGATGGTTGGGTAAGTGAGGCCCGTGTGTGGAGCATTGCCCGCACTGCTGCCGAACTAGAAGATGGTGTCTGTTATGTAGACCCGACAACTAAGGGCTTGGTGTCTTATTGGAATTTTGACGGAACGGTGCAAGAAGATGGTTCCATCCGTGACTTGACCGGACATGGACATAACGCTATTCCTTCGAGTACTCCTAAATGGGTTGAAAATCAGAAATGCCCGTTTTAA
- a CDS encoding DUF1735 domain-containing protein produces the protein MKTIYKNLLYTSILALSLVGLWACGEDESYDFPGDAMNRIYVKNGSSSYLLIHTPASSVSTLDFKMPVYATQKASANIKATVEIDNALVEAYNKRNGKEFVALPDNALKIESGTMTILAGAMVSSDSIHITINESALSGLRSKTGYLIPLKLISVEGASAVASTNINYAYLTIGTTIDDDMIKDGANDNDAQGQLIEERAGWTASLVDATGIDVTGSTDAMFDGDEKTEWKASAPEAFDFVVDLKKEYGVTAISAYYKLYSYYDYGSISKDYKIKSSKNGSEWTDVGTVSSGGGWSSKNIIFYLPITARYLKISVPLVTDWDGSKSSSAQIGEFKIYAK, from the coding sequence ATGAAAACAATCTATAAGAATCTATTATACACGAGCATTCTCGCCCTCTCTCTTGTTGGCTTATGGGCTTGCGGAGAAGATGAAAGCTATGATTTTCCCGGTGATGCGATGAACCGAATCTATGTGAAAAATGGCTCCTCGAGTTACCTATTAATACATACTCCGGCGAGTAGTGTGAGCACTCTGGATTTTAAAATGCCTGTATATGCTACTCAAAAGGCTTCTGCTAACATTAAGGCTACGGTAGAAATTGATAATGCTCTTGTTGAAGCATACAATAAACGGAATGGCAAAGAGTTTGTTGCTTTGCCCGATAACGCCTTGAAAATTGAAAGTGGAACAATGACCATTTTGGCAGGTGCAATGGTTTCCTCTGATTCTATTCATATCACTATCAATGAAAGTGCCTTGTCTGGTTTGCGTAGCAAAACAGGGTACTTAATTCCATTGAAATTGATATCTGTTGAAGGAGCAAGTGCGGTAGCAAGTACTAATATAAACTATGCGTATTTGACGATTGGTACAACGATTGATGATGATATGATTAAGGATGGTGCAAATGACAATGATGCACAAGGACAATTGATAGAAGAACGTGCTGGCTGGACTGCATCTTTGGTTGATGCAACAGGAATCGATGTGACTGGCTCCACTGATGCAATGTTTGATGGGGACGAAAAAACCGAATGGAAAGCAAGTGCTCCTGAGGCATTTGATTTTGTAGTTGATTTGAAGAAAGAATATGGTGTAACGGCTATTTCTGCATACTATAAACTTTATAGCTATTATGATTATGGCTCTATCTCGAAAGACTACAAGATTAAATCAAGTAAAAATGGCTCAGAATGGACGGATGTAGGAACGGTTAGTTCCGGTGGTGGTTGGAGCTCCAAAAACATCATCTTTTATTTGCCTATAACTGCACGTTATTTAAAAATTTCTGTTCCTTTAGTGACAGATTGGGATGGGAGTAAGTCTTCGTCTGCTCAGATTGGTGAATTTAAGATTTATGCAAAATAA
- a CDS encoding glycoside hydrolase family 18, producing the protein MKLFKYLFAFAILGHMVTSCDTDTEAEMIQKPYTYSELYYQNLRDYKSSDHSIAWGWFADYSQSHSLALRFLGLPDSLDVCSLWGGLPQDDAVWEELRFVQKVKGTKMVCPTIIRIEDKVAYGDHEFYQLFQDSYNSSKGTEEDRLVMRHKALEMYADYLMDPIFKNELDGIDLDYEPEGDRLSGDNMAYFCKYIGAKIGPLSENKDKLFCIDFYGTYPPDECVQYANYLVNQTYGGSPRLLGNFPVEKCVYTENVGDNWQTSEAGQLLTYAKWQPVTGRKGGFGAFYMHRDYNIAKDNQYPYKRFREGIQIQNPAIH; encoded by the coding sequence ATGAAACTCTTTAAATATTTGTTCGCGTTTGCCATATTAGGCCACATGGTAACTTCTTGCGACACTGACACCGAAGCTGAGATGATACAAAAGCCTTATACTTACAGCGAACTCTATTATCAGAATTTACGTGATTATAAGTCTTCCGATCACTCTATTGCCTGGGGATGGTTTGCCGACTATTCGCAGAGCCATTCTTTGGCACTTCGTTTCTTAGGCTTGCCCGATAGTTTGGATGTATGCTCCTTATGGGGTGGCCTGCCCCAAGACGATGCTGTTTGGGAAGAACTTCGTTTTGTACAAAAAGTGAAGGGTACTAAAATGGTATGTCCTACCATCATTCGTATTGAAGATAAGGTGGCTTATGGCGATCATGAGTTTTATCAGCTTTTTCAGGATAGCTATAATTCTTCAAAGGGGACTGAAGAGGATCGTTTAGTAATGCGTCACAAAGCACTCGAAATGTATGCTGATTATTTGATGGATCCTATCTTTAAGAATGAACTTGATGGCATAGATCTTGATTACGAACCCGAAGGTGACCGTTTGTCGGGAGATAATATGGCTTATTTCTGTAAGTATATTGGTGCTAAAATAGGGCCTCTTTCTGAAAATAAAGATAAATTATTTTGTATTGATTTCTATGGTACTTATCCACCAGATGAGTGTGTGCAGTATGCTAATTATCTGGTTAATCAGACATATGGTGGTAGTCCTCGTCTTTTAGGGAATTTCCCTGTGGAGAAGTGTGTGTATACCGAGAATGTAGGTGATAACTGGCAAACGAGCGAGGCCGGACAATTGCTGACTTACGCCAAATGGCAACCTGTAACAGGACGTAAGGGTGGCTTTGGAGCATTCTATATGCATCGTGACTACAATATTGCTAAAGATAATCAATATCCATATAAACGTTTTCGTGAAGGTATCCAGATTCAGAATCCGGCGATACATTAA
- a CDS encoding SusD/RagB family nutrient-binding outer membrane lipoprotein, with the protein MMMIQISKYTKAISGVLVLAGCLGLASCTGGFEKWNTDPNEVTPEQMTHDNLTTGAFLTQMEKGVFIVGVDKGGEYQITEMLAGDIFSGYIANITTFSYSTYNNDHYALYQGWYNAAFNDAYTDIMQPWFSIKKEAAKNGTPAVGALADIMKVVGMSRITDMYGPIPYTKFGTTIHVPYDSQKDVYNAFFDELDGAINILTAYHAANSTAKVLSKYDYIYSGDVEKWIKFANTLRLRLAMRISYADEAKAKTEATAAINHSIGLMKSADDSAILRQNTTFTFTNPLWEVSQSFKDMRMGASMESYLKGYDDPRLKMYFRPCDADGGYHGARNGINRPNKDSYSPKISGLNFETNSDMQWMDAAESYFLQAEAKLRWGLGAESVQNLYATGIRTSFASKKTNGADSYMVNALNTPADYDDPVGSSDATKVTALTVAWDENATMEQKMERIMIQKWIAIFPDGQEAWSEMRRTGYPKIFTIVRNQSNSEVANGELICRLKFPTTEYSNNSENTTAAVSLLGGNGDKAGTKLWWDAR; encoded by the coding sequence ATGATGATGATACAGATATCAAAGTATACAAAAGCGATTAGTGGTGTGTTAGTTCTGGCAGGATGTCTGGGATTAGCATCTTGCACCGGTGGATTTGAGAAGTGGAATACCGATCCGAACGAGGTGACTCCCGAGCAAATGACTCACGATAATTTGACTACCGGTGCGTTTCTTACGCAGATGGAGAAGGGGGTATTCATTGTGGGTGTAGATAAAGGCGGTGAATATCAGATTACTGAAATGCTGGCCGGTGATATATTCTCCGGTTATATTGCCAATATAACAACTTTTTCTTACTCTACTTATAACAACGATCATTATGCACTCTATCAAGGTTGGTATAATGCTGCCTTTAATGATGCTTATACTGATATTATGCAACCTTGGTTCTCCATTAAGAAGGAAGCAGCGAAGAACGGTACACCGGCTGTAGGAGCGTTGGCAGATATAATGAAAGTAGTGGGTATGTCGCGCATTACGGATATGTATGGCCCTATTCCTTACACTAAGTTTGGTACTACCATACATGTACCCTATGATTCGCAGAAAGATGTGTATAATGCGTTTTTCGATGAATTGGATGGAGCTATCAATATTCTGACGGCTTATCATGCAGCCAATAGTACGGCAAAGGTCTTGTCGAAATACGACTACATCTATAGCGGCGATGTAGAAAAATGGATTAAATTCGCCAATACATTGCGTTTACGTTTGGCTATGCGCATTTCTTATGCAGATGAGGCAAAAGCAAAGACTGAGGCGACTGCCGCTATCAATCATAGTATCGGTTTGATGAAATCGGCCGACGATTCGGCTATTCTACGTCAAAATACGACCTTCACTTTTACCAATCCACTTTGGGAGGTTAGTCAAAGTTTTAAAGATATGCGTATGGGGGCTAGCATGGAGTCGTACTTAAAGGGGTATGACGATCCTCGTTTAAAGATGTACTTTCGTCCGTGTGATGCGGATGGTGGTTATCACGGTGCACGAAACGGTATCAATCGCCCGAACAAAGATAGCTATTCTCCCAAAATTTCCGGTTTGAATTTTGAGACAAACAGTGATATGCAGTGGATGGATGCAGCTGAATCTTATTTCTTACAGGCTGAAGCTAAATTGCGCTGGGGTTTGGGAGCAGAATCTGTGCAAAATCTTTATGCAACAGGTATTAGAACTTCTTTTGCTTCAAAGAAAACAAATGGAGCTGATAGCTATATGGTTAATGCCTTAAATACTCCTGCTGATTATGATGATCCTGTTGGTTCCAGTGATGCAACGAAAGTTACGGCACTCACTGTGGCTTGGGATGAAAACGCTACAATGGAACAAAAAATGGAGCGCATCATGATTCAAAAATGGATTGCTATTTTCCCCGATGGGCAAGAAGCTTGGAGTGAGATGCGCCGTACGGGATATCCTAAAATTTTTACGATTGTTAGAAATCAGAGCAATAGTGAAGTAGCCAATGGCGAACTGATCTGTCGTTTGAAGTTCCCTACTACCGAATACTCTAACAACTCTGAAAATACCACAGCAGCAGTATCATTGTTGGGCGGCAATGGTGATAAGGCCGGCACGAAACTTTGGTGGGATGCAAGGTGA
- a CDS encoding SusC/RagA family TonB-linked outer membrane protein, protein MNLYRLKAKCITFFCCLLFVQITLFAQENIKITIIKDDISLREALLEVERQSNMSVAYNESQLNTTKRISLNIKNQTVEHALNFILKGTGFSYKLSNGYIMIFADKKENVVPKKIKGKVVDINGEPLIGVNVKIKNAPSGTITDIDGDFTLQAGKGDILDFSYVGYTAQSVKITLDSSLSIVMKEDTKILSEVVVTALGIKKEAKSLSYNVQQLNASDIVGVKDANFMNSLAGKVAGVAINTSSSGIGGGTKVVMRGAKSITGNNNALYVIDGIPMPSLETTQPSDLFTGMGQSGDGASMINPEDIERMSVLSGAAASALYGSEAANGVIMITTKKGNTERLNVTYSNNTSFLDPFVMPEFQNSYGSETGSYYSWGSKLSTPSGYKPKDFFQTGWTENNSITISNGTEKNQTFLSMASTNAEGIVDNNTLARYNFSIRNTTSMLNDKLHLDLNANYMNVREQNMVAQGQYFNPIVATYLFPVSEDMNKYKVFEQYQDPDRNFKTQYWPYGNLAIGMQNPYWTTQRDLFINHKNRFLMSAGLSYNIAKGITLGARAKMDYTSAISEKKYSASTDAVFAGEMGAYYKSDYSTRQTYGDVMLNIDKYFGDYSLTAALGTSIQDVVYGYYSIGGDLNSVANRFTLRNLNTTKIKPDQDNYHDQTQSIFATAQLGWKSKLYLDVTGRVDWASALAWTDYTYIAYPSVGLSAILTDLLPIKNDVLTYLKIRSSYSEVGNAPTRYIAHLGNPFESGTPTTQTTYPNTDIKPERTRAWEVGLESHLWSNKLALNVSLYKTSTYNQLFNPSLSAASGYKSMYINAGRVDNKGLEASLTLNQPVGPVKWTSSLVYTINRNKIKRLLPPTQLKNGEVVELDRLEVGGIGNVKSILTEGGSIGDLYVTCLQTDEHGFINVDYTSKGVFVDKNAGEKKDGYIYAGNSQAKYTLGWRNSFTWKGFSLGFLINARVGGIGVSMTQALMDSYGVSKATADARDAGGALVNGYRIPAQAYYQTIGTSAGSMYVYSATNVRLAELTLGYDVPITHWVSCIKGMNVAFTGRNLFMFYNKAPYDPELTASTGTHFSGMDYFMMPSLRNLGFSVKLNF, encoded by the coding sequence ATGAATTTATATCGATTAAAAGCTAAATGTATAACATTTTTTTGCTGTTTGTTGTTTGTGCAAATAACTCTCTTCGCTCAGGAGAATATCAAAATTACAATTATAAAGGATGATATTTCTTTACGCGAAGCATTATTGGAGGTGGAAAGACAATCTAATATGTCTGTTGCCTACAATGAATCTCAACTAAATACGACCAAACGTATCTCTTTGAATATTAAGAATCAAACTGTTGAACATGCTTTAAACTTTATACTGAAAGGAACAGGTTTCAGTTATAAGTTAAGTAATGGCTATATAATGATTTTTGCTGATAAAAAAGAGAATGTTGTTCCGAAAAAAATAAAAGGAAAGGTCGTCGATATTAACGGTGAGCCGTTGATTGGTGTGAATGTTAAAATAAAAAATGCGCCTTCAGGAACTATTACCGATATTGACGGAGACTTTACGCTTCAAGCCGGCAAAGGAGACATTCTTGATTTCTCTTATGTGGGCTATACTGCCCAGAGCGTGAAGATTACACTTGATTCCAGTTTGTCTATTGTGATGAAAGAAGACACAAAAATACTTAGCGAGGTTGTTGTAACTGCGTTGGGTATTAAAAAGGAGGCAAAATCTCTGTCTTACAATGTGCAACAACTTAATGCATCTGACATAGTGGGAGTGAAAGATGCCAATTTCATGAATAGTTTGGCGGGTAAGGTAGCCGGTGTAGCTATTAACACGAGCTCCTCCGGTATTGGTGGTGGCACCAAGGTGGTGATGCGTGGAGCCAAATCCATAACGGGCAATAACAATGCACTCTATGTCATTGACGGTATTCCAATGCCTTCGCTTGAGACAACACAGCCTAGTGATCTTTTTACTGGGATGGGACAATCCGGTGATGGGGCATCTATGATTAACCCTGAAGATATTGAACGCATGTCTGTGTTGAGCGGTGCTGCTGCATCTGCATTGTATGGTAGTGAGGCGGCTAATGGAGTCATCATGATTACCACGAAGAAGGGTAATACGGAACGCTTGAATGTGACTTATTCCAATAATACTTCATTTCTTGATCCGTTTGTAATGCCCGAATTTCAGAACTCTTATGGTTCTGAAACCGGTAGTTATTACAGTTGGGGGAGTAAGCTCTCTACTCCGAGCGGATACAAGCCGAAAGATTTTTTTCAGACTGGTTGGACTGAAAATAATTCAATAACGATTTCTAACGGTACGGAGAAAAATCAAACGTTCTTATCAATGGCTTCGACCAATGCTGAAGGAATTGTAGACAACAATACACTCGCTCGCTATAATTTCTCTATCCGCAACACAACCAGTATGCTGAATGATAAACTTCATCTGGATCTAAATGCCAATTACATGAATGTCCGCGAGCAGAATATGGTAGCACAAGGGCAATATTTTAACCCAATTGTGGCTACTTATCTGTTTCCTGTTAGTGAAGATATGAATAAATATAAGGTGTTTGAACAATACCAAGACCCTGACCGTAACTTCAAGACGCAGTATTGGCCTTATGGCAATCTGGCTATTGGTATGCAGAATCCTTACTGGACCACTCAACGCGATTTATTTATTAACCATAAAAACCGTTTCTTGATGAGTGCCGGTCTGAGTTACAACATCGCGAAAGGCATCACTCTGGGAGCCCGAGCAAAGATGGATTACACTTCGGCTATCAGTGAAAAAAAATATTCGGCCTCTACCGATGCTGTTTTTGCAGGAGAGATGGGTGCCTACTATAAATCTGATTATTCGACACGTCAGACGTATGGTGATGTGATGTTGAATATTGACAAGTATTTCGGGGATTATTCTTTAACCGCTGCTTTAGGTACCAGTATTCAAGATGTTGTTTATGGATACTATTCCATAGGAGGCGACTTAAACTCTGTCGCTAACCGTTTCACTTTAAGGAATCTGAATACGACTAAAATTAAGCCGGATCAAGATAATTATCATGACCAAACTCAGTCTATTTTTGCAACCGCACAGTTGGGCTGGAAGAGCAAACTTTATTTGGATGTGACTGGTCGTGTTGACTGGGCTTCTGCTTTGGCTTGGACTGATTATACTTATATAGCTTATCCATCGGTTGGGTTATCTGCCATTCTCACTGATTTGTTACCTATCAAGAATGATGTATTAACTTATTTAAAAATTCGTAGTTCCTACAGTGAAGTTGGTAATGCACCTACTCGTTATATCGCTCATCTGGGCAATCCTTTTGAATCGGGTACGCCAACGACTCAAACAACTTATCCGAATACGGATATAAAGCCGGAACGTACAAGAGCATGGGAAGTAGGTTTAGAGTCACATCTCTGGAGCAACAAATTGGCGCTGAATGTCAGTCTTTATAAAACGTCTACTTACAATCAGTTATTCAACCCTTCATTGTCAGCTGCTTCCGGTTATAAATCAATGTATATCAATGCCGGTCGTGTTGATAATAAAGGTCTTGAAGCTAGTCTGACATTAAATCAGCCTGTAGGACCGGTGAAATGGACTTCTTCATTAGTTTATACCATTAATCGAAATAAGATTAAGCGGTTGCTGCCCCCTACCCAACTAAAGAACGGTGAGGTTGTTGAATTGGATCGACTAGAGGTGGGTGGTATTGGTAATGTTAAAAGCATTTTGACAGAGGGCGGTTCTATTGGTGATCTCTATGTAACTTGTCTTCAAACGGATGAACATGGGTTTATCAATGTAGATTATACTTCGAAAGGCGTGTTTGTAGATAAAAATGCAGGTGAGAAAAAAGATGGATATATTTATGCGGGTAATTCACAAGCGAAGTACACTCTTGGATGGCGTAACTCATTCACTTGGAAAGGATTCTCGTTGGGCTTTTTGATTAATGCTCGTGTGGGTGGTATTGGAGTTTCAATGACTCAGGCTCTTATGGATTCTTATGGCGTATCAAAGGCTACGGCTGATGCTCGTGATGCCGGAGGTGCTTTAGTGAATGGTTACCGCATACCAGCCCAAGCATATTATCAAACCATAGGTACGAGCGCCGGATCAATGTATGTATATAGCGCTACGAATGTTCGTTTGGCTGAACTTACATTGGGCTATGATGTGCCTATTACGCACTGGGTATCTTGCATCAAGGGTATGAACGTAGCTTTTACGGGACGTAACCTGTTTATGTTTTATAATAAAGCCCCTTATGACCCCGAATTAACGGCTAGTACGGGTACTCACTTTAGTGGTATGGACTACTTTATGATGCCTAGTCTTCGCAATCTTGGTTTTTCTGTTAAACTTAACTTTTAA
- a CDS encoding FecR domain-containing protein codes for MKDYISKIIRIFTDFDQKPEITQEVHQWLVDSEHADEKETALKSLWERTERMPDTSTWDSLVAVYKKVEVEKKTPFRHLRLWRYAAAAVVLLAVSVSGTFFFTKNRYLEVAMVQQFTQDGNMKTVELPDGSLVQTNSGTLLLYPKAFKGDTRTVYLIGEANFKVKKNPDKPFIVKSTTMSVTALGTEFNVAAYPESNEIVATLIHGKVFVDCGEGKKNYILSPGQEVTFSRNTGVSFMKNADLADVTAWQKGEFVFRGVTIKEILSTLERRFNMTIQCNVSFFNNDKYNFRFRKNADITEILEVMKEVVGGFKYKIDGNVCYLKSAK; via the coding sequence ATGAAAGATTACATCTCCAAGATTATACGTATTTTCACAGACTTCGACCAGAAGCCGGAGATAACCCAAGAGGTGCATCAATGGTTAGTAGACTCCGAACACGCTGATGAGAAAGAAACCGCATTGAAATCATTGTGGGAAAGAACTGAGCGAATGCCCGATACAAGCACATGGGACTCTCTTGTTGCTGTGTATAAGAAAGTGGAAGTCGAGAAAAAAACGCCTTTCCGCCATCTCCGCCTCTGGCGTTATGCTGCGGCAGCTGTGGTTCTGCTGGCCGTTTCGGTTTCAGGTACTTTCTTTTTCACAAAGAATAGATACTTGGAAGTAGCTATGGTACAACAGTTTACTCAAGACGGCAATATGAAGACGGTTGAATTGCCGGACGGTAGCCTTGTGCAGACTAATTCCGGCACATTATTGCTTTATCCGAAAGCCTTTAAGGGAGATACCCGTACCGTTTATTTGATAGGAGAGGCCAATTTCAAAGTGAAGAAGAATCCGGATAAACCTTTTATTGTAAAATCGACAACAATGTCTGTCACTGCATTGGGTACGGAGTTTAATGTAGCTGCCTATCCAGAAAGTAATGAAATTGTGGCTACGTTAATCCATGGGAAAGTATTCGTGGATTGCGGAGAAGGTAAAAAGAATTATATATTATCTCCCGGCCAGGAAGTTACATTCTCGAGAAATACAGGAGTGAGCTTTATGAAGAATGCAGACCTTGCTGATGTGACTGCTTGGCAAAAAGGAGAGTTTGTATTTAGAGGCGTTACAATCAAAGAAATTCTATCTACACTAGAACGCCGTTTTAATATGACAATTCAATGTAACGTTAGTTTCTTCAATAATGATAAATATAATTTCCGCTTCCGTAAGAATGCTGATATAACTGAAATATTGGAAGTGATGAAAGAAGTAGTAGGAGGATTTAAATATAAAATAGATGGAAACGTTTGCTATCTGAAGAGTGCTAAATAA
- a CDS encoding RNA polymerase sigma-70 factor — protein MTNTEEQERKHKFEQFFIITFPKVKAFAWKILKSEDDAEDIAQDIFVKLWDNPELWEDYDTWNSYIYTMVRNHIFNFLKHKSIECNYREQMTKEDVPLYQSDIHDELYAKEIELLIKLTIDNMPIQRKTCFLMSRKQGMSNAEIAERQKISVRTVERHIYLALMDLKKTILFFFLYLLSS, from the coding sequence ATGACTAATACAGAGGAACAAGAGCGAAAACACAAGTTTGAACAATTCTTCATCATTACCTTTCCTAAAGTGAAAGCCTTTGCTTGGAAGATTTTGAAATCTGAAGATGATGCGGAAGATATTGCCCAAGACATTTTTGTGAAGCTATGGGATAATCCTGAGCTTTGGGAGGACTATGACACATGGAACAGCTACATCTATACCATGGTACGTAATCATATTTTTAATTTTCTGAAGCATAAATCAATTGAGTGCAATTATAGAGAGCAAATGACTAAGGAGGATGTTCCTTTATATCAGAGTGATATTCACGACGAACTTTATGCTAAGGAAATAGAACTTCTGATAAAGCTGACAATTGACAACATGCCGATACAAAGAAAAACTTGCTTTCTAATGAGCCGTAAGCAGGGAATGAGTAATGCTGAGATTGCAGAAAGGCAGAAAATCTCTGTTCGCACAGTAGAACGCCATATTTATCTGGCATTAATGGACTTGAAAAAAACTATTTTATTTTTTTTCTTATATCTGTTGAGTAGTTGA
- a CDS encoding nuclear transport factor 2 family protein codes for MKTIIKISLFAMITLLLFNNLQAQEAVVAAPNPEALFTSTDLKLHKNKQVAYHIVKDLLECNHWELADKYISEGYIQHNPNAANGVKAVVAFFTEVVKVRPTPIPEKMKTKVVSVVAEGDLVTVAYVSEQKTKNDSSKTYTTTWFDQWKIVNGKAIEHWDGALLMN; via the coding sequence ATGAAAACCATTATTAAGATCAGTCTGTTTGCAATGATAACTCTGTTGTTATTCAATAATTTGCAGGCGCAGGAAGCGGTTGTAGCAGCCCCTAACCCTGAAGCTTTGTTCACCAGTACCGACCTCAAACTGCACAAAAACAAGCAGGTAGCATATCATATTGTGAAAGATTTGCTGGAATGTAATCATTGGGAGTTGGCCGACAAATACATTTCCGAAGGATATATTCAACATAATCCGAATGCAGCCAATGGGGTGAAAGCTGTTGTGGCATTTTTTACTGAAGTAGTAAAGGTGAGGCCAACTCCAATACCGGAAAAAATGAAGACCAAAGTGGTGTCCGTCGTGGCCGAAGGCGATTTGGTAACGGTGGCTTATGTCAGCGAACAAAAAACTAAAAATGATTCATCCAAAACTTACACTACTACATGGTTTGATCAATGGAAAATTGTAAACGGTAAAGCGATAGAGCACTGGGATGGGGCGCTCTTAATGAATTAG